One region of Termitidicoccus mucosus genomic DNA includes:
- a CDS encoding biotin/lipoyl-containing protein → MAEIIEMPKLSDTMTVGTLVKWLKQEGDAVKTGDMLAEVETDKATMELECFFDGVLLKIFSEAGSQVPIGAPLCAVGKPGETVETPKNLAPAAETKLPPPPAENPKADELKAEKPTSSGNTEPQPGTPAAVGPDLASGRVHQDTAPLPSVPPGGARQRISPLARKFAKEKGIDYTRLQGSGRGGRIVRADIVAAETAGIAKIGAPLAPAGKPAPSGPGAPATGTGHFAKGPIQEERTVAVSNMRGTIAKRLLESKTTIPHFYLDIEVDAEPLLALRQQLNTGLEADGVKLSVNDFILKASAADAADASCARHCRRRDRRYRQDRRASRPPASLALSGPGAPPPAPAISPRAPSRKSAPLPSATCAVPSPSACSNPRPPSRTSTSTSKSTPSPSSPSASSSTPGSKPTA, encoded by the coding sequence ATGGCCGAAATCATCGAGATGCCCAAACTCAGCGACACCATGACGGTGGGCACGCTGGTCAAATGGCTTAAGCAGGAAGGCGACGCCGTCAAAACCGGCGACATGCTCGCCGAGGTCGAAACCGACAAAGCCACCATGGAGCTGGAATGCTTCTTCGACGGCGTCCTCCTCAAGATTTTTTCCGAGGCCGGCTCCCAAGTCCCGATCGGCGCGCCCCTCTGCGCCGTCGGCAAACCCGGCGAAACAGTCGAGACCCCGAAAAACCTGGCCCCCGCCGCCGAGACCAAACTCCCGCCGCCCCCGGCGGAAAACCCGAAGGCGGATGAACTGAAGGCTGAAAAACCCACATCCTCTGGGAACACCGAGCCCCAGCCCGGCACGCCCGCTGCCGTAGGGCCTGACCTTGCGTCAGGCCGCGTCCACCAAGACACCGCTCCCCTTCCCTCTGTCCCTCCCGGCGGCGCGCGCCAGCGCATTTCCCCGCTCGCCCGCAAATTCGCGAAGGAAAAGGGCATCGACTACACCCGGCTCCAAGGCAGCGGACGCGGCGGACGCATCGTGCGCGCCGACATTGTCGCCGCCGAGACCGCCGGCATCGCCAAGATCGGCGCGCCTCTCGCCCCCGCCGGCAAGCCCGCCCCGTCCGGCCCCGGCGCGCCCGCCACCGGCACCGGCCATTTCGCCAAGGGCCCCATCCAGGAAGAGCGCACCGTTGCCGTCAGCAACATGCGCGGTACCATCGCCAAGCGCCTGCTCGAATCCAAGACCACCATCCCGCACTTCTACCTCGACATCGAAGTCGACGCCGAGCCCCTCCTCGCCCTCCGCCAGCAGCTCAACACCGGGCTCGAAGCCGACGGCGTGAAACTCTCCGTCAACGATTTCATCCTGAAAGCCTCCGCCGCGGACGCGGCGGACGCATCGTGCGCGCGACATTGTCGCCGCCGAGACCGCCGGTATCGCCAAGATCGGCGCGCCTCTCGCCCGCCGGCAAGCCTCGCCCTGTCCGGCCCCGGCGCGCCGCCACCGGCACCGGCCATTTCGCCAAGGGCCCCATCCAGGAAGAGCGCACCGTTGCCGTCAGCAACATGCGCGGTACCATCGCCAAGCGCCTGCTCGAATCCAAGACCACCATCCCGCACTTCTACCTCGACATCGAAGTCGACGCCGAGCCCCTCCTCGCCCTCCGCCAGCAGCTCAACACCGGGCTCGAAGCCGACGGCGTGA